Proteins encoded within one genomic window of Blattabacterium cuenoti:
- a CDS encoding nucleoside deaminase produces MKIALEEAFTAFHKDEVPIGAAIIYKKTVIARAHNLTETFGDITAHAEMLVIHLASHFLGKKYIRECTLYVTVEPCIMCAGALFWAQIGRVVCGTNSSKRGFLCTGIKLHPRTQFKSGIMKNKCRNILQKFFLLKRKI; encoded by the coding sequence ATGAAAATAGCTTTGGAAGAAGCTTTTACAGCTTTTCATAAAGATGAAGTTCCTATAGGAGCTGCTATCATTTATAAAAAGACAGTCATAGCTAGAGCTCATAATTTAACTGAAACTTTTGGGGATATAACTGCACATGCAGAAATGTTGGTTATCCATTTAGCATCTCATTTTTTAGGAAAAAAATATATAAGAGAATGCACTTTATATGTTACTGTAGAACCATGTATAATGTGTGCAGGAGCATTGTTTTGGGCTCAAATTGGAAGAGTTGTATGTGGGACAAATAGTTCTAAAAGAGGATTTTTATGTACGGGAATAAAATTACACCCTAGAACTCAATTTAAGTCTGGAATTATGAAAAACAAATGTAGAAATATTCTGCAAAAGTTTTTTCTTTTAAAAAGAAAAATTTAA
- a CDS encoding 50S ribosomal protein L25 — protein sequence MQYVNIYGRKRNVGKKAIRSIRLSGGIPCILYGKNINIPFWTFLEENLKKLVSESKIYWVSLQIEGDGKKNINAVKKEIQLDPISEKILHIDFCKIEESKPITLEIPIKTFGRPIGVSKGGEYSSFIRKLKVKALPSYFPENIELDINKLDIGDKITVKDLTTKKYTILHPLNTLLARVKPSRVTLKDKETQEDNKEDKKTNK from the coding sequence ATGCAATATGTCAATATATACGGGAGAAAAAGAAATGTAGGAAAAAAAGCTATACGCTCTATTAGGCTTTCTGGAGGAATTCCTTGTATTTTATATGGAAAAAATATAAATATCCCATTTTGGACTTTTTTAGAAGAAAATCTAAAAAAATTAGTATCTGAATCAAAAATTTATTGGGTTTCTCTTCAAATAGAAGGAGATGGTAAAAAAAATATCAATGCAGTTAAAAAAGAAATTCAGTTGGACCCTATCAGTGAAAAAATATTACACATTGATTTTTGTAAAATAGAAGAATCCAAACCAATTACATTAGAAATTCCTATAAAAACTTTTGGAAGACCTATTGGTGTTTCTAAAGGAGGGGAATATTCTTCTTTTATTAGAAAACTAAAAGTTAAAGCTCTTCCTTCTTATTTTCCAGAAAATATTGAATTGGATATTAATAAATTAGATATAGGAGATAAAATAACAGTTAAAGACTTAACTACAAAAAAGTATACTATTTTGCATCCTTTAAATACTCTTTTAGCAAGAGTTAAACCATCTCGTGTTACTCTTAAAGATAAAGAAACTCAAGAAGATAATAAGGAAGATAAAAAAACAAATAAATAA
- a CDS encoding DedA family protein produces MSDFWDFFQHLFNPRWIFLYFGNTALFILLAIVFAETGFFIGFFLPGDSLLFTAGIFGKDLCKNFYNVPFFVIILIVACVAILGNMQGYWLGYKSGNLLYRKKDSFFFKKKHLTIAKLFYNKYKTTALIISRFLPMFRTFAPIVAGAIRIDFKKFMIYNVIGALFWTFSIMLAGHYLDKTFPKLKNHLEWIILLIVLTTTFPILIKLKISKKP; encoded by the coding sequence ATGTCAGATTTTTGGGATTTTTTTCAGCATTTGTTTAATCCTAGATGGATTTTTTTGTATTTTGGGAATACAGCGTTGTTTATTCTTTTAGCAATTGTTTTTGCAGAAACAGGTTTTTTTATAGGTTTTTTCTTACCAGGGGATTCCTTATTATTCACTGCTGGAATCTTCGGAAAAGATTTATGCAAAAACTTTTATAATGTTCCATTTTTTGTAATTATTTTAATTGTAGCATGTGTTGCTATTCTTGGAAACATGCAAGGGTATTGGTTAGGATACAAATCTGGAAATTTATTATATAGAAAAAAAGATTCCTTTTTTTTTAAAAAAAAACATCTTACTATTGCAAAATTATTTTATAATAAATATAAAACCACTGCCCTTATTATAAGTCGTTTTCTTCCAATGTTCAGAACTTTTGCTCCTATAGTCGCAGGAGCTATTCGTATTGATTTTAAAAAATTTATGATTTATAATGTTATCGGAGCATTGTTTTGGACTTTTTCTATCATGTTGGCTGGACATTATCTAGATAAAACTTTTCCCAAATTAAAAAATCATCTGGAATGGATAATTTTACTGATCGTATTGACGACAACTTTTCCTATTCTCATTAAATTGAAAATTAGCAAAAAACCTTAA